One Actinospica robiniae DSM 44927 genomic region harbors:
- the recA gene encoding recombinase RecA has translation MAVGTDREKAIDAALAQIERQFGKGSLMRMGDKTRTPIEVIPTGAIALDIALGVGGLPRGRVIEIYGPESSGKTTVALHAVANAQRAGGLAGFIDAEHALDPDYAKALGVDTENLYISQPDNGEQALEIADTLIRSGALDIIVIDSVAALVPRAEIEGEMGDSHVGLQARLMSQALRKITGALNHSRTTAIFINQLREKVGVMFGSPETTTGGRALKFYASVRLDVRRIETLKDGQEAVANRTRVKVVKNKVAPPFRQAEFDIVYGEGISREGGLIDMGVEHGFVRKSGAWYTYESGQLGQGKENARTYLKDNPDIANEIEKKIKEKLGVGPRLDAPAEDKPAAGATEALPRQSAPEPAAKTPRASRAKAAAVADAAE, from the coding sequence ATGGCGGTAGGAACGGACCGCGAGAAGGCGATTGACGCCGCGCTCGCGCAGATCGAGCGGCAGTTCGGCAAGGGCTCCTTGATGCGCATGGGTGACAAGACCAGGACGCCGATCGAGGTCATCCCGACCGGGGCGATCGCGTTGGACATCGCCCTCGGAGTGGGTGGGCTGCCGCGTGGCCGAGTCATCGAGATCTACGGGCCGGAGTCGAGCGGTAAGACCACGGTGGCACTGCACGCCGTGGCCAACGCCCAGCGGGCCGGTGGGCTCGCGGGCTTCATCGACGCCGAGCACGCGCTCGACCCGGATTACGCCAAGGCGCTCGGCGTGGACACGGAGAATCTGTACATCTCGCAGCCGGACAACGGTGAGCAGGCCCTGGAGATCGCAGACACGCTGATCCGCTCCGGCGCTCTGGACATCATCGTCATCGACTCGGTGGCCGCGCTGGTGCCGCGGGCCGAGATCGAGGGCGAGATGGGCGACTCGCACGTGGGTCTGCAGGCGCGGCTGATGAGCCAGGCGCTGCGCAAGATCACCGGCGCGCTCAACCACTCGAGGACGACCGCGATCTTCATCAACCAGCTGCGCGAGAAGGTCGGCGTGATGTTCGGCTCGCCCGAGACGACCACCGGTGGTCGGGCGCTGAAGTTCTACGCCTCCGTGCGGCTGGACGTGCGCCGGATCGAGACGCTCAAGGACGGCCAGGAGGCGGTGGCCAACCGCACCCGGGTCAAGGTGGTCAAGAACAAGGTCGCCCCGCCGTTCCGGCAGGCCGAGTTCGACATCGTCTACGGCGAGGGGATCAGCCGCGAGGGCGGGCTGATCGACATGGGCGTGGAGCACGGCTTCGTGCGCAAGTCGGGAGCCTGGTACACCTACGAGAGCGGCCAGCTCGGGCAGGGCAAGGAGAACGCGCGCACCTACCTGAAGGACAACCCCGACATCGCGAACGAGATCGAGAAGAAGATCAAGGAGAAGCTCGGCGTCGGGCCTCGCCTGGACGCGCCGGCCGAGGACAAGCCGGCTGCCGGCGCCACCGAGGCGCTGCCCCGGCAGAGCGCGCCCGAGCCCGCGGCCAAGACCCCGCGTGCCTCACGGGCGAAGGCGGCCGCCGTGGCGGACGCCGCTGAGTGA
- a CDS encoding regulatory protein RecX, translating into MPRKWPGRIPERRDEQPESAPQDPDALARRLVLDALSRSARTRGQLSELLERKGVPEEAGEAVLDRFAELGLVDDAAYAEAFTRSRHEHRGLGSRAIAFELRRRAVPDELVQEAVSVLDADQEQETASRLAKERQARMASLPREVQTRRLAGFLARKGYGGQIVGRAVREAMAAADERGDYSSGDAEGMGDFDVVDDGLEG; encoded by the coding sequence GTGCCTAGGAAGTGGCCGGGGCGGATTCCGGAGCGCCGAGACGAGCAACCGGAATCCGCCCCGCAGGATCCTGACGCCCTGGCGCGGCGGCTGGTGCTGGACGCGTTGTCGCGTTCGGCCCGGACGCGAGGCCAGCTGTCCGAGCTGCTCGAGCGCAAGGGCGTGCCCGAAGAGGCCGGCGAGGCGGTGCTCGATCGGTTCGCGGAACTGGGCCTCGTCGACGACGCGGCGTACGCGGAGGCGTTCACCCGCTCACGGCACGAGCACAGGGGTCTGGGCAGCAGGGCCATCGCCTTCGAACTCAGACGTCGGGCGGTGCCGGACGAACTGGTGCAGGAGGCCGTCTCCGTGCTCGACGCCGATCAGGAGCAGGAGACGGCGTCGCGCTTGGCGAAGGAGCGGCAGGCCCGGATGGCGTCGCTGCCGCGAGAGGTGCAGACGCGTCGGCTCGCCGGCTTCCTTGCGCGCAAGGGGTACGGCGGGCAGATCGTCGGTCGAGCGGTGCGCGAGGCCATGGCGGCGGCGGACGAGCGTGGCGACTACTCGTCCGGCGATGCCGAGGGGATGGGGGACTTCGACGTGGTGGACGACGGCCTGGAGGGCTGA
- a CDS encoding transporter substrate-binding domain-containing protein, with translation MRRRGFLGLAVGLGVAAVTEGCVTISPLATTGDFPVDAAASLPNSPTWTAMKARNGNKGQIIIGVKADQPGLGTFSSATNSYSGFDILIARLVAAGLGFSQDQIQFTTVASQNRETELENKTVDLVVASYSYSAERAKLVYFAGPYFTTPEAILVAKSNTQVTGIDSINSDTDVCEVSNSTTVAGVTLNKPVVRNTYSECVDAVKAGQAQVVYSDYALLLGYLNQDPTKLRVVNTNASIQYYGIGLPLGDNALRDAINTILTTAVANGTWRAIFNSTLGPEGVKAQLPVVGKWPAPATS, from the coding sequence GTGCGCAGACGGGGTTTCCTCGGCCTGGCCGTAGGTCTGGGTGTCGCAGCGGTGACAGAGGGCTGCGTCACCATCTCCCCCCTCGCCACCACCGGCGACTTCCCGGTGGACGCCGCGGCGAGCCTGCCGAACTCGCCGACCTGGACCGCGATGAAGGCCCGCAACGGCAACAAGGGCCAGATCATCATCGGCGTCAAGGCCGACCAGCCCGGCCTCGGCACGTTCAGCTCCGCCACGAACTCCTACAGCGGCTTCGACATCCTCATCGCCCGCCTCGTCGCGGCCGGCCTCGGCTTCTCCCAGGACCAGATCCAGTTCACCACGGTCGCGTCACAGAACCGTGAGACGGAACTGGAGAACAAGACGGTCGACCTCGTCGTCGCCTCCTACAGCTACAGCGCCGAGCGCGCCAAGCTGGTCTATTTCGCGGGCCCGTACTTCACCACCCCGGAAGCGATCCTGGTCGCGAAGTCGAACACCCAGGTCACCGGCATCGACTCGATCAACAGCGACACGGACGTCTGCGAGGTCAGCAACTCCACCACCGTCGCCGGCGTCACCCTGAACAAGCCGGTCGTGCGCAACACGTACAGCGAGTGCGTGGACGCGGTGAAGGCAGGCCAAGCGCAAGTCGTCTACAGCGACTACGCCCTGCTCCTCGGCTACCTCAACCAGGACCCGACCAAGCTGCGCGTCGTCAACACCAACGCCTCGATCCAGTACTACGGCATCGGCCTCCCCCTCGGCGACAACGCCCTCCGCGACGCGATCAACACGATCCTCACCACCGCCGTCGCCAACGGCACCTGGCGCGCCATCTTCAACTCCACCCTCGGCCCCGAAGGCGTCAAGGCGCAGCTCCCGGTCGTCGGCAAGTGGCCGGCCCCCGCGACCTCCTGA
- the miaB gene encoding tRNA (N6-isopentenyl adenosine(37)-C2)-methylthiotransferase MiaB, with translation MALQEDVKSYDIRTYGCQMNVHDSERLAGLLEAAGYVRSDPGAEADVVVFNTCAVRENADNRLYGNLGHLASVKARKPGMQIAVGGCLAQKDRGEVQRRAPWVDVVFGTHNIGSLPVLLERARVQEEAQLEIKESLEAFPSTLPTRRESAYAAWVSISVGCNNTCTFCIVPSLRGTEKDRRPGEILREIEALVAEGVVEVTLLGQNVNSYGAEFGDREAFSKLLRACGEVDGLERVRFTSPHPRDFTDDVIEAMAQTPNVMPSLHMPLQSGSDSVLRAMRRSYRRDRYLGIIGRVREAIPHAAITTDVIVGFPGETDADFEHTLDVVREARFASAFTFQYSKRPGTPAADMDQQVPKEVVQERYERLVALQEEISWAENRALVGTEVELLVAEGEGRKDGATRRLSGRARDNRLVHFGVGETAQADLPRPGDAVTVVITQAAPHHLIADGVAGDAAVAVASTAGTTSEADAAAHGSVSAIRSLRRLRSGDAWERRQAAPAEEPPKPSVSLGMPSVGVPVPLPAAPTCG, from the coding sequence ATGGCGCTGCAAGAAGACGTGAAGAGCTACGACATCCGCACCTACGGGTGCCAGATGAACGTGCACGACTCCGAGCGGCTGGCCGGACTCCTGGAGGCGGCCGGCTACGTGCGGTCGGACCCGGGTGCCGAGGCGGACGTGGTCGTCTTCAACACCTGCGCGGTCCGGGAGAACGCGGACAACCGGCTCTACGGCAACCTCGGGCACCTCGCCTCGGTCAAGGCGCGCAAGCCGGGGATGCAGATCGCCGTGGGCGGCTGCCTGGCCCAGAAGGACCGCGGCGAGGTGCAGCGCCGGGCGCCGTGGGTGGACGTGGTGTTCGGCACGCACAACATCGGCTCGCTGCCGGTCCTGCTCGAGCGTGCTCGGGTGCAGGAGGAGGCGCAGCTCGAGATCAAGGAGTCGCTCGAGGCGTTCCCGTCGACGCTGCCCACGCGGCGTGAGTCGGCCTACGCGGCGTGGGTCTCGATCTCCGTCGGATGCAACAACACCTGCACTTTCTGCATCGTGCCGTCGCTGCGTGGCACGGAGAAGGACCGGCGTCCCGGCGAGATCCTCCGGGAGATCGAGGCGCTGGTGGCGGAGGGTGTGGTCGAAGTCACGCTGCTCGGCCAGAACGTGAACTCCTACGGCGCTGAGTTCGGCGACCGCGAGGCCTTCTCCAAGCTGCTGCGCGCCTGCGGCGAGGTCGACGGGCTCGAGCGGGTTCGGTTCACCTCCCCGCACCCGCGCGACTTCACCGACGACGTCATCGAGGCGATGGCGCAGACGCCGAACGTGATGCCGTCGCTGCACATGCCGCTGCAGTCCGGGTCCGACTCCGTGCTGCGGGCGATGCGCCGCTCGTACCGGCGCGACCGCTACCTGGGCATCATCGGGCGCGTGCGGGAGGCCATTCCGCACGCGGCGATCACCACCGACGTCATCGTCGGGTTCCCGGGCGAGACCGATGCGGACTTCGAGCACACGCTCGACGTGGTCCGGGAGGCTCGGTTCGCCTCGGCGTTCACCTTCCAGTACTCGAAGCGGCCGGGCACGCCTGCGGCCGACATGGACCAGCAGGTGCCCAAGGAGGTCGTGCAGGAGCGCTACGAGCGGCTGGTGGCCCTGCAGGAGGAGATCTCCTGGGCGGAGAACCGGGCGCTGGTGGGCACCGAGGTCGAGCTGCTCGTGGCGGAGGGCGAGGGGCGCAAGGACGGCGCTACGCGTCGGCTCTCAGGGCGTGCCCGCGACAACCGGCTGGTGCACTTCGGCGTGGGCGAGACGGCGCAGGCCGATCTGCCGCGGCCGGGCGACGCGGTGACAGTGGTCATCACGCAGGCCGCTCCGCATCACCTGATCGCGGACGGTGTGGCGGGCGACGCGGCGGTCGCTGTGGCGAGCACGGCGGGTACGACGAGCGAGGCAGACGCGGCGGCCCACGGCTCGGTGTCGGCGATCCGGTCGCTGCGGCGGCTCCGGTCGGGCGACGCTTGGGAGCGGCGGCAGGCGGCGCCGGCCGAAGAGCCCCCGAAGCCTTCCGTCTCGCTGGGGATGCCGTCTGTCGGCGTGCCTGTGCCGCTTCCGGCGGCGCCGACCTGCGGCTGA
- a CDS encoding antitoxin, which translates to MNVLDSVKGKMRELTDRANDLSGPANEKLDSAKSAVASGLGSAGKYVDEKTGGKYASTIHSSVGKAKGFLGQNGEQQATDRPSPPTKPPGAAEDSSGKNGPEQPSS; encoded by the coding sequence ATGAACGTCCTCGACTCGGTCAAGGGAAAGATGCGGGAGCTGACCGACCGGGCCAACGACCTGTCCGGGCCCGCCAACGAGAAGCTGGACTCCGCCAAGTCCGCGGTCGCGAGCGGCCTCGGCAGCGCCGGCAAGTACGTCGACGAGAAGACCGGCGGCAAGTACGCCTCGACGATCCACTCGAGCGTGGGCAAGGCCAAGGGCTTTCTCGGCCAGAACGGCGAGCAACAGGCCACCGACCGGCCGTCCCCGCCCACGAAGCCACCCGGCGCGGCCGAAGACTCCTCCGGGAAGAACGGCCCCGAGCAGCCCTCCAGCTGA
- the miaA gene encoding tRNA (adenosine(37)-N6)-dimethylallyltransferase MiaA: MDRVIHPLVIAVVGPTAAGKSDLGIALAREFGGEVVNADSMQLYRGMDIGTAKLSEAERGGVAHHLLDIWDVTERAAVAEYQRLARAEVDALIGAGMVPVLVGGSGLYVDAVLGGFEFPGTDPVLRAELEARLEQEGSAVLHAELAAADPRSAEAILPSNGRRIVRALEVVRLTGEPFRASLPEAGGHYPGAVRVGLGVEKTELDDRITRRVEVMWELGLVDEVVRLIPEGLRDGETASRALGYQQVLDFLDGHCTEQEARDQTALRTRQFARRQEKWFRRAKETVWLARDRSDLVSAAAHAVGAAA; the protein is encoded by the coding sequence ATGGATCGCGTGATACATCCCCTCGTGATCGCCGTGGTCGGGCCGACCGCGGCCGGCAAGTCGGACCTGGGCATCGCGCTGGCGCGGGAGTTCGGCGGCGAGGTGGTGAACGCCGACTCGATGCAGCTCTACCGCGGGATGGACATCGGCACGGCGAAGCTCAGTGAGGCCGAGCGCGGCGGTGTCGCGCACCACCTCCTCGACATCTGGGACGTGACCGAGCGTGCCGCCGTCGCCGAGTACCAGCGGCTTGCCCGCGCCGAGGTGGACGCGCTGATCGGGGCCGGGATGGTGCCGGTGCTGGTCGGCGGGTCGGGGCTGTATGTGGACGCGGTGCTGGGCGGGTTCGAGTTCCCGGGCACCGATCCGGTACTGCGCGCGGAGCTCGAGGCGCGGCTGGAGCAGGAGGGCTCGGCCGTTCTGCACGCCGAACTGGCCGCTGCGGACCCGCGGTCGGCCGAGGCGATCCTGCCGTCGAACGGGCGGCGTATCGTGCGTGCGCTCGAGGTCGTGCGGCTGACGGGCGAGCCGTTCCGCGCGTCGCTGCCGGAGGCCGGCGGGCATTACCCGGGGGCTGTGCGCGTCGGGCTCGGGGTGGAGAAGACCGAGCTGGACGACCGCATCACCCGGCGGGTCGAGGTCATGTGGGAGCTGGGACTGGTCGACGAGGTGGTGCGGCTGATCCCGGAGGGCCTGCGCGACGGCGAGACGGCGAGCCGGGCGCTCGGCTATCAGCAGGTGCTGGACTTCCTCGACGGGCACTGCACGGAGCAGGAGGCGCGGGATCAGACGGCGCTGCGCACCCGCCAGTTCGCGCGGCGGCAGGAGAAGTGGTTCCGACGTGCCAAGGAGACGGTCTGGCTGGCGCGGGATCGCAGCGACTTGGTGTCGGCGGCGGCACATGCTGTCGGTGCTGCCGCGTAG
- the dapF gene encoding diaminopimelate epimerase, with protein MDRFTAGQSIRYTKGHGAENDFVIIEDVDAAFDPDAAWVAAVCDRRAGIGADGLLRVVPTKSMPGYEADSAQADWFMDYRNADGSIAQMCGNGVRVFARYLVEQGLAEPGRFAVATRGGVKPVVVPTDGAGDVTVSMGRAVWPEGNAEVLVEGAWLPSVNVDMGNPHAVVFVSDVAQAGPLTQRPQLRPEEVYPEDVNVEFVAAIGPQWIDMRVFERGVGETRACGTGACAAMVAAARRDGAAPGTAYEVRLPGGVLSIVEHEDGGIEMTGPAVLVARGELLAGFPFGGSGN; from the coding sequence ATGGATCGGTTCACCGCGGGTCAGAGCATCCGGTACACCAAGGGCCACGGCGCCGAGAACGACTTCGTCATCATCGAGGACGTCGACGCCGCCTTCGATCCCGACGCGGCGTGGGTCGCCGCGGTCTGCGATCGGCGGGCCGGGATCGGTGCCGATGGGCTGCTGCGCGTGGTGCCGACGAAGTCGATGCCGGGGTACGAGGCGGATTCCGCGCAGGCGGACTGGTTCATGGACTACCGCAACGCGGACGGGTCGATCGCGCAGATGTGCGGCAACGGGGTGCGGGTGTTCGCGCGGTACCTGGTCGAGCAGGGGCTGGCCGAGCCGGGGCGGTTCGCCGTCGCGACGCGCGGTGGCGTGAAGCCCGTGGTGGTGCCGACGGATGGGGCCGGTGACGTCACGGTGAGCATGGGGCGCGCGGTGTGGCCGGAGGGCAATGCCGAGGTGCTGGTGGAGGGGGCGTGGCTGCCGTCCGTGAACGTCGATATGGGCAACCCGCACGCGGTCGTGTTCGTCTCCGACGTGGCGCAGGCGGGTCCGCTGACGCAGCGGCCGCAGCTGCGTCCGGAAGAGGTGTATCCGGAGGACGTGAACGTCGAGTTCGTGGCGGCGATCGGGCCGCAGTGGATTGACATGCGCGTGTTCGAGCGCGGGGTCGGCGAGACGCGCGCGTGCGGCACGGGTGCGTGCGCGGCGATGGTGGCCGCGGCACGGCGGGACGGGGCGGCGCCGGGGACGGCGTACGAAGTGCGGCTTCCGGGCGGCGTGCTGAGCATCGTCGAGCACGAAGACGGCGGGATCGAGATGACGGGGCCGGCGGTGCTGGTCGCGCGCGGGGAGCTGCTCGCGGGATTTCCCTTCGGCGGAAGCGGAAACTGA